TGTATGAACAAGCAAAGTTGGAGCTTTGAGCGATGTATTTATATGAGTAGTGAAATCCTGATTGCGATCAGGTAAGGCTCTAAAAATCGATGATGGTCCCGAATTCTTTGATAGGCTAAGGACTTCCTCATCGGGCAGTTCGAAGGAAGAAGGGGCATGAGCCCTGCGAAACCATATGAGGAAGGGAGATAGAAGCAGAAGATTATCCTTCGGGAGCAAGTCTTTCCAGCCCGCATCTTGTGATTGGATGATAGTTTTAACTAAGGAAAGAGTGCGACATCCGTTGTGTAGTAATCATGCATACGTCTATTATTCTCTCTAGTTACCCAACTCTGTTATCTCACTAATTCATGGAATGCCCTCCAGGTAGATACTACAACGATTCAATAGTACTGCAACACACAGATGAGATTAGTTTAGTTTCCCATAATGAGAATTCAGAGTACAAGAACAATCTAGTAGCCATAAGCAAGGTTCACCCTCTCCTGTTTTTATCCTATAGGCGGCATATCCAGATATATCGACTACCTCAGCTCCGTTGGATAACTACCATTAGCACCGTGCCAGAGATTCCTGCAGAATGGGACACAAGCGCCAGCGTCTTTCCAGACCTACCCTACGATATCAATTACTGCCGCATTGGCGAGATCAATGGAAAGGAAGTTCTTGCAATAGCGTCTGATAATGGAACCGTAAAGTTATATTATACTGATGCGTTGTCCAAACTAGCTCCCAATCCACGGATAATTAAAGTTGCGGCTGACTTGGAGTTGAGACTCAAGAGGTCGGTCTGGGGTTTGGATTTTTATCCGAAATATAATATGATAGCAGTGTCTTCCAATAGTCACTATGTTACGGTATTCAGGATATTACctgatgaaaaatttatctttggaaatttgGCAACTCTATCAAATAATATACCAACCGTTTGTTTCATTAAAAATTCTACtgattcaaaaactgagGTGAGATTAATGGCTGGGTCCGTACAGGGAGAAGTTGCCTATTTTCGAATAGACGTTAGCCAACACTGCGAAAATGAGATATACGATTTGCGGCTGATAAAAGATTCACCTGTTGATCAtggaaacttcaaatcAGGGATAAACTCCTCAATTCTCTCCTGTTGTCTTTTTTCTGAAATGATCTGGACTCTGACATTTGTATCCAGtgagtttttcaagccAGTGGACTCCCTTGGTATACCACCAACATCATCCTCTAAACGATACCCGGCATCAGATGAATGGAATGGAGTGCCGGTCACACAAGGTGGTTGCGACCATATAGCTCATAAGGTAAGcttttcagattcagaaaaACCTGCAGAACAACATTTGAGTGACGTATTTTCAGATGGAAGTACTACACAGGAAGTCCACTTCCAGCCATCAGGATTCTGCTTTGGTTCTGCAGAATTGATGACTATTTTGTTAGAGTTTGATGATCGCAGATTGAAAAACAGGTCCAGCTCCTTAATACGAAACTATTTGAGAGACAGGTTCCAACATTCATGTTTTATTCCGGAACTGAGTAGCATGATTATTGTTGGAATGGAGGGAACTGGATGGTTGTTCCGTCTAGTCCAAACACCCAGCAAGTATACGTATCGACAAGAGTTATGTTTGGGGACAACAGATTGGGCTCCAATTGTAGGTGTTGATTACCAATTAGTCGATGATAACACTGCTATCTTGTATATGGTAAACATGTACAATAAAGCAAAGACTTACAAACTCGTTGATCGGGAAATAATGGCTCTAAATATTGACTTATATTAATAGAATACAAGCGGATGTGCTTAATAATTACGCTGTGATAATGTTTCTGCCTTGCGGGCCTGCCGGGCTTGAATTGTTAACCTGTGGCTTTCCTTATTCTTATTCTACAATACCTTCAAGTGCTATCACCGTTCACCGGCATctagttcttcttcatctgtaGCGTCATCAGTATTCTCGGTGTTTCTTGAGATTCGACCACCAAAGCTACTCCGAATGTTAGCAATGTTAATAGGGGTCGTATCCACTTTCTCGTCATCCTGATCATCATTGTCTTCAACATCTGTAATTGCATTTTCGTAGTAGAaggaagacgatgatgactTCTTAACGGGTGATGCTAGGCTCATCAGAGACATAATAGCATCTTGTTCAGATTGGGGATGAACAGCCAGAGGCCTTCGTTGTGATGGTTCACCAGATGTACTATTAGCCCGCAGTTTGTTGGAAGCAATTTCATTAAGTGAGGGCTTCCTGGATTTATCTGGATGTGACTGTGACTTGGGGAGAGGTCTCAAACTACCTGTGCTGGTAGAAACTGCAGAACTCAGTGGAGTTGGTAATGATTGTGAATTAGACTTGTAGAAATCACGAAACGTATCTAGATCGTTCTGTTGAACTTTATGAAACGCATAATTAAGCCGCGTGCGTAGATTGGATGATATCTCTTTCAGttcatctttcttcttAGTGACTCTATGGCTGGTCTTCTTCGGTGACTTGAAATGGTCATGAAATAAAAATTCATCTTCTCTAACTCCTAATCCTTGACCTTCTCCACTATTCTGTTGAGTTGATTGTCCAGGCCTCTCAGGGGTTCTCAGTAACTGGTAAAAATCTGTACTACGTCTCTTAGTTGGAGAGAAACTGGGAGACTTCAGTGGAGttccttcaaattgatCAGTTCCACTCCGTAAATCAGGTGTTTTAGGAACTGTCATGCTGTTGTTTATGAAGTCAATTGAACTTCGTCTCCTAATAAACCGTGAACTAGGGGAGAGAAGTGACTTGCCACCGATGTTCTCCGGTTGGTTTAAGGATTCGGAGTGTTGCATGCCCAGTCCCCTTTGGGCTGGAGGTGTACGCGGCGTTCTCGGTGGGGTTTTATCTGACATCAGAGAacccttttctttttaaGCTGTATTAAACTGATTTTATGAGCCTATGATATGAGATGTGTAGTCAAACCCTCAAGTTTTGTTTTCGTTTTCTGCAAGGTCAAAAGTGCGCGCGGTTCAACTGTATCGTATATTATTGTTGACTAGTCGCGAAATCCACGCTACTGACAGCAAATTCACATTGTAACGGGAAAGTAAGGTACACAGGGAAGGTACATACGGAAAAAAATCCGAAATGTGttctaaagaaaaaatcttACGGTAGCTACTGGCGCTGTTGCTGGTCCTTTAAACGCGCAAGCTCATCCTCTTCGGCCAAGGTTAGCTTCTTCTCGACACTTTGGTCTTCGTCGTCCTCATTGTCACTATCATTATTGTTACCATCGTTGTTGCCATCGtcgtcatcatcttcatcaccaTTACCCTCTccttcctcctcctcttcttcttcctcgtcatcATGATCTGGGATTTCGTCCTCAGGGTAACCACCCAACTTTTGAACCACTTTATCAACTATCTCATTCCAGTCCATCATACCTCCCATAccaatttctccaaagCTTCCCATCACTTTCTCTGTTGGCTTTAAAACCTCTATCCAAGGCATTTCTTCCTTTATGGTTTTCAAGTGTCTTCGAGTAACTGGGGAATTATAAGCAAAGCTCACAAGCGATGGTGCTAGTAATATCGGAAACTGGGTGTTCCAAGCACGAATGACATTTGTCAACAAATTGTCACACAGCCCTAGAGCGATTTTGGCAAATGTATTTGAGGTCAAAGGTGCAACCACTAGAATATCTGCCCATCTTCTCAGCTCTATGTGTAAAACAGGATCAGTTCTGGCCTTCCAAGTTAACCATTCATCCTTATCCCGCCAAATCGTGACATCTGAGGGGAAGTCCTCCCTTGAAATAAAGCGTTCGGCTGACCCTGTCAATATCAGATGAATAGAAATCCGATCTGCATTGTAGATCTCCTCTAATCTATGAATAATTAGTTTTACCTTCTTCGATGAAATGGAACCACATACTCCGAAAAGGACATGGTGTTTGCCATCttctttgttcaatttcgACATAATGGGGGGAGGAGTCATAACTTTCTCTATCTCCAGATGGTGTAGAGTGGcttcaattgattcaaaatgaGGATGAGCTTCATTTGATGGTGCCCTAGATCCTTGTGCGGAAGTAGTTGTTGTTGCCAAATTTGGACTGTTTTTGGTTGCTATGTTTGACGGGCTTGACTGTAATGAGCTTCTCAACTTCTCTGATTCAAGATCGGTATTGTTATTTGTTACATTATTGGTACTATGACCTGGGGTGTTTAAAATACTAGGGGGGGAAGTTTGTCTCAAGTTATGGAGTGCGGCATCCTTTACAGCTTCTTGGTCCACAAATGAAATTTTGCGGTCTCGAGAAGAGTCTTCTCCTGCGGCAGGTCCTGACATGTTGGCACACTTCTAAATAcgcttctttctttgcaCTGAACTGGAGTCGTAGTTAACACACAAAGCTTGAGAAGGTGGCTAAATAAATTATGTGCATTGTTTGTAACACGACTTTTATCCTGGTTTTGCGAGAATATGCAATAGAACGGGGAGGGGCAAGTAGTTCATTGAGCCACTTAATAGCAGTTGCTATACTAGAGGCCATGGATATACATACATATATTTACATATTTAAATATATAGCTGTGAGCAAGAATCGTATCAGATTCTTAAAGAGCGTTGCTTACTGAAAGCAATTTTGCAGTTTGTGGCTATAGATTAAGATTATATTAAAACGGGAAGCGAAACGTTTGCCAAATTATTAGCAGCATTTATACATAGATTAATCCACTTGGTTTAATATCAAGTAATAAGTGAAACTGAATGCAAGTTCAGTAAACAGCATAGAGTACTTTACTGAAGACAATTATATCCACTCAAAAATAATAATTTGGTATTCGATTCCGAATGTTTCAATGATCACAAATTATACGCCCAGTGATTCATAAAACCTTTTCAGATCTTAGGATGATTCATTAAGTATTTAGTTCTgtgattgaaaaaaaaaattgatacGAGGCCAGGTATGTTTGACTAATCTGCAATTCTAAATTATTAGCCCACTTTTTTAACATTTTGAGGTCATTTATATCAAAATAACCACTGAAGGTATAAAAAATGGTCTCTGCTCAAAACTGAATTATTTCTGGAATTAACAATTATACTTTCTCTTAATATTGTACCGTTTCCTTCCTTCTCAATAGTTTTATTGTTCTTAGctacttcttcttctttgaggCATTAGCCCGCCTTCCTTTACCAATCTTCACTCCGCTCTGCTTGATATGCTGTGTGTTTGTGAACGGAGAGATGAAGTTGTCAGCAGATCCTCCACCGACCCAGTCTTCAAGCAATTTCTCATTCTGCCGTCTAAGACGCTGCTCATTCAATATGGCTTGTTGGTATTCTTTTTGGTCCTCTCTCAAAAGCAAAACTTCATCTCCACGTTTGAGCTTATCATGTTGATAACCAGCATTTCCTTGTCTTCTGCTGGCATTTTTGGACTGTGGTGAAGAAAGAGAGTATTTTTCACCTCGTGTGTTCCAAACatagttctttttcaaatgaggAATCAGTTCACCAGTTTTGGAGTTGACAGAGACAGAGCACTTCTTCAACGTATTTCCACCACAGGTGGGACAGAAATGTCTGGGCAATCCATTCTTAGATAAAGGAACAAGCTTGAAACATGCATGGCATCTGTACATGTATGAATTAACGCGTTTGATTCTCATCCCAGTGGTGTAGTTCATCAGGTGAATACCAATCCTTAGGGCAACATTTTGACATGCAAAATCAGCGGTTGACATTGCCACTTTGATATCAGCCAATCCTTCAGCTGTCTGCTGAACTTTGGCAGAGTCTTTCAGCATTTCTGACATAAGGTTATCTGGGGTGATCCAatcaccatcatcatcactttGATCGTCAGGAATTTCAGCTTTATTTTCAGCGTCAGGTCCACGAGAAGAGTTTTCTTCCTCGTTTCCAGTCTGTTGAGTTGTCGGCGTGGTGGTCTCTatgatcttttctttttctggaTTGGCCGCCTTTTCCGTTTTACGCCCACTTTTGGGATTTCTCTTTGGTTTGACTACAATAAATCCATCGTcacttttgttttcatcCGACTCGTTTGAGGAGTTTGCTTTTGAAGTGTTTTCGTCGTCAATGTCAGGGACTGATGATTCTGGGTGAAcaatctccttctttgaagcttcttcattcaactttgcAGTGTCGGAATTTGCGTCTTTTAATAAAtcagttttatttttcGGTTTCTCTTTAATTGcatcattttgaaaagataCCCGCTCTCCTGGGAAACTCCTCAAACTCTTCCCGCTATTCAGCTCCGATTCAAGCTCGTACGCAAGGGCGATCACATGAAGGTCATTCGTACTGAGGACAGCAAGATCACCAGTGAGCCTAGcaaaatcttgaactttcttTATGAatgttgattttggatGCCTAATCCTCAATTTATCTCCCCATATGAAAAGTTGTTTCTTAACGTTATCGTCTTTTAACTCAAGGAAAACACCGGGTGTCGTGAAGAAATTTTCTGCATATTGCATCAGCTGAGCAGCAGGTTGAGTGATCAATGGAGATGCGTCCAAAATCAGAGTATTGATTTTCTGATCCATTGCTGCCTTATTCTAACAGAGATTGATTCGTTcctatttttttttttttttttttttattcGGTTTACAGATGAGATTCCGGATGCTCCATGCGGTGTCGCTACTTCGAGAAGAACTACCTGTCAGAAGATAAAAAGAATACTACTCATCTAATCGACCGAAGAGAACAAGAAATCATGGCAACGGTTTGTGTAGTCGGAAGTGGTATCCTTGGTCTTGCAGTGGCATCTTGTCTCTTAGAGAAGACCAATGTAAACATCGTAATCATTAGTGATGATTTTCCTCATGAATCGTCCCATGATTTGAAGTATTCGCCTTTTTTTACTTCTCCATGGGCAGGAGCTCATTTCCGTCCGTTTCCTTCTGTTACAGAATTTGACCAACGACACGTTGAGTACACAAGGGCAACATATGGGCATTTCAAGAAGCTAGCTGCCTTTGAACCCCAGGAAGAGACCAGTATTCGATTCTTAGAAGGCACCGATCTTGTAGAGAGAGGTCATCCCAACTTTGAGTATTATTCCGAGTTGAAGCAGGGTTATAGAGAAGAGATCGAGGATTTCGTAGTGAATGACTGGGAGCATGGGTTCAGTGCATCTTATAAGACATGGGTGCTCAATGCACCTTTCTTTCTGTCTTACTTATTCAAGAAGCTTCGTTCTAATCCACGAGTAACTCTAAAGCAAGGTAAACTGAATACACTACGGGAAGCTTTTACTGAAAATGCAGCAAAGAATGATCAGAGCCCAGATCTGGGTGCAAATGGTTACAATTACGTCTTCAATTGCACAGGGTTGGGACTTCAAATGAACGGTGGATGGGATCCTGCCTGCTACGTAATCCGCGGACAAACACTGCTACTGAAGGTCCCTAGTGGTCCGCATTTGCAGAAGACCGTGACTCATCAGAGCAAAGAGGGCCAATGGACTTTTTTCATTCCCCGTCCGTTGAGCAATCCTGAGTCCCCCACCGAAGATTACGTAATTCTCGGAGGGACAAAGCAAGAAAAGGATTTCGATTCAGGCAGCCCCCGGTCGCAGGATTCGTTGGATATCCTAACGCGCGCGGACAGGTTATTTCCCGAATTAAAGGATGCCAAAACAGGACATTTTCAAGTGATACAGCCAAATGTAGGATTTAGGCCTTCTAGAAAAGGAGGAGTTCgtgttgaaagagagaaggTTCCAGATGTTGAAAACAGCTTTGCATATCATTGCTACGGAGCTGGAGGAATGGGCTATGAATTGAGCTTTGGTGTAGCCTTTGCAGTAGTTGACCTGTTTTTGGATGACTATAATCAATAGGCATCTTCTGCTGTCGTGCAGCGTGCCATAAAACACGTCTCTAGGGCAGCAACTTTATCATGAGAGATTAGAGTAAAATTCTGCTGAATATGTATGAATGTCCCAAATAGGAAATAATTTATTTCTATTTTTAGTAAATGAAGCATGATTGTCGTGTTTTCTCTAGCCAAGCCACAAAATTTCAGCGAGCAACAGTGCGCAACCTTAAATGATAGCACCACTATATAAGGTTCTCTATCTCCTCCAaattttaattttttttctttctctctaACCCATAAATCAATCTTTCATAACTACAAAAATGCAATTCTCTAAGGTTATTGTCACTATCTCTGCTGCTTTCGCCGTTGTGCAAGCTCAAAACGAATCCAATGACACCACCACTAACGGTGCTGTCGATTTGGCCTCATCCAACGCTGGTTTGATCGGAGCTGCCGCTGCTGCTGTTGGTGCCGCTTTGCTGTTCTAATTTGATTAAGTTATTAATAGATAATTAATTGTATTAATATTGTAATAAATTAGTAATAGTATCTAATATTGCGTGTCCAATAGATCTGTAGAGGGAGCATGTTTTCTGAGAAATTAAAGTTGGCTGTAGGTGAGGACTCTGTAATGGGCGGTAGCAACAATAGAATGGAGTGATTATCTCAGAAGGGAACTCCTGTGCCGAGCAGAGAATGCTCGGCGAAGCATGTCAGCACGTCGCGCGAAGCATTGGCCAGCGCCTTGCCCCCGTCACTCTTCGGTCATAGCTACCGATTTCGCTGGTTGATATTTTCTTGCCCCCTAATAAGTGACAATTATTCTAATCCAACCTAAATGGCGaaaaagggaaagaagTCGGCCAAGGAGCCACAAGAGGATGTCCAaagtgaagaagaggaCTGGGAATCTGGATCCAAGAAAGTGAACGCAAAAAAATCCGAAAAAGATGCAAAAAAAGCAGAGGAATTACGTAAGAAGCAGGAGCGGGAGGCTCTTTTAAAACAAGAAGAGGAATTGATCTCTGCGAAGGCCAAAAAGTCTGGCAAGAATGCCAAAAATGCCTCGAAGAAGGGAGGCATTGATGACGCGTTTAATGACTTTAATAAGGCATCCACAATTGATGCTTCGGGTATTTCAGACGCACTAGGTGCATTGGACTTACTAAAATCCGATGCTGGTGTTTCTCAGGCTGACATTGATAGACATCCCGAGAGACGGGTCAAGGCAGCTTATGCTGCTTTTCAAGAACGTCGCATACCCGAACTGAAGTTGGAAAACCCCGGGCTCCGTAAACAACAGCTGGAGAATCTTTGCTACaaggaatttcaaaagtcCCCTGAAAATCCTATGAACGGGATCACTAATGTAAGCTACAATGCTAAGGAAGACGAAATTCAAAACCTCAAGTTCAACGTTAAGAaacaaaaggaaaagaaatatcagCGCTAGGTATTTGgatcatttttcagttttaATATAGAACCAGAAATTACGTACTCActcagaatcttcttcgtcaacAATTCCCTTAGACCTCTTCTGTCTTTTCGTATTGGTtacatcatcttcatcatctccCTCACTTTCAGGATACACCTCTTCGTTTTGCCCATTTTGaccattttctttattctCTGAGTCCTTCTCATCGTagttttcttcctcttcattgTCCAATATAGGATCATAATCCTCTGTGTttccattctcttcattTATTCGATCAAGATCTGGAGCGATATCTTCACTTACTTtctgctttctttttcttttcttggttgtCTTTTTTTCGCCTTCCCCTCCATCTTCACTTAAGACATCATTATTGTCCTTAGCGGCGTCAATATCCATTTTGTTCCATTCCTCTGCTTGTTTGATCAATTCTTGACGTTTAATAAGCTCTGCCTCTTGTCGCTTTCTGGCTTCTTCGAGCCTCCTTTGCTCTTGCTCAAGCCTCTTCTCCTCGTCAAGCTGCTGTTTTCTCCTAGCGGTACGAAGTTTCTCTTGGATAGACATTTCATAATCTTGCTGATCTTGAATAGCTCTCTCTAATTGATTCCTCAGGGTATTACTACCCATCGTAGCACGCGCTTTTAGATCTTCTGAAGGGTAAGGTGGTTGCTCTAACTCTGCCAACTTGAGCAAAGACTTTATGGCGTCATTTAGTCCAGAAAGAGCATTTTCCAAAGTAGTGAGATCTCGCTGGGTATTTGGTAGTGACTTCACGAAGTCAGCGATCTGGAATTGGATGAACACAATGTTGAAACGCAGAGCTGGAAGCTTCGACAATTGATAAGCCTGTTCACTGACTTCTAAGGCCTTTTTATAAGCATCCATTGATTTCTCGTAGAATCCCCTGTGGTACCACGCCCTGCCAATCAGTACAAGCAATTTGCTGTCCATTCCATTGCTGAACTTTTCCAACGCAATAGTATAACTTTCAATAGCTTTCCCAAATTGTTTAGCTTCCATGAAACAGTGACCTAAGTTAATAAAAGTTCCGAGATCTTGAACTGTATCTCtaacttttttgaaaatctCCAAAGCTAGTCCAGTTCTCTCCTTATCACTAAAGATGATGGCAATACCCTGAGCGGCGTATATATTCTTTGGATCGATACTCAAAACTTTATGATAGAACTGTGCTGCTCTAAGATATTGTTGTCTCTTTATctcattttgtttttggtcTGTCACTTTCATCTCCCGGGCAATTGTTGCGTAAATATTACCCAGGGACAAAAGCGCATAGCAGTCATGCTTGTCATAGTTGATCAAAGTGTCTTTGTGATGTTGACTCTCTAGGTCTTGTTTAAGTCCGTTCTTGCGCCCGTATCTCTTTAAAAACCAGCCATAAAATGATCGAACCTCCAGGTCCGAAGGAAAATCATCAAgcaattgttgaacatcAGCGTAATTATTACCATTACTCTTTAAAGCCAGGAGATAGATGTATCTTATTTTATTGCTAGTGTATCCTGGACATTTCTCCATTAATTTGGAATACAGCTTCTCTGCTTCAGATTGGTTAGACACCTCCTCAACTCTTGCCTTGTTATAGTGTAAGGTGATAGACAAAGCTTCTTTATTTTGGGGTGAAACATTATTCAAAGCTTCTAACGATTGTGCAAAAAAGTCAGAAGATTGAGATACGTtatttctgaaaaaatGATAGATCCCAAGGTTGTTTAACACATAAACATTAGCCTTATCACCTAGAATATCATTAGCTTTCATCAGATAATCTAACGCCACATTCAAATCCTTATTCTCATACACTCGGGAGAGTACGAGGTAAGCTTCGGGAAGTATTGGataattttcttcttgacaAACAGCAACAtatttctccaaaaatatAATCGCTTTGTAGTATGATTTGCC
This is a stretch of genomic DNA from Komagataella phaffii GS115 chromosome 3, complete sequence. It encodes these proteins:
- a CDS encoding Negative regulatory subunit of the protein phosphatase 1 Ppz1p, translating into MSGPAAGEDSSRDRKISFVDQEAVKDAALHNLRQTSPPSILNTPGHSTNNVTNNNTDLESEKLRSSLQSSPSNIATKNSPNLATTTTSAQGSRAPSNEAHPHFESIEATLHHLEIEKVMTPPPIMSKLNKEDGKHHVLFGVCGSISSKKVKLIIHRLEEIYNADRISIHLILTGSAERFISREDFPSDVTIWRDKDEWLTWKARTDPVLHIELRRWADILVVAPLTSNTFAKIALGLCDNLLTNVIRAWNTQFPILLAPSLVSFAYNSPVTRRHLKTIKEEMPWIEVLKPTEKVMGSFGEIGMGGMMDWNEIVDKVVQKLGGYPEDEIPDHDDEEEEEEEEGEGNGDEDDDDDGNNDGNNNDSDNEDDEDQSVEKKLTLAEEDELARLKDQQQRQ
- a CDS encoding Component of the Paf1p complex yields the protein MSLLDQDYYLSALPEDKRAELVTLQLTIPLKSGDEVVTIDFNEDVDVSQLCVLLESENARPDLWLSAAKVFVSKGNIAGSQEIIRKALQSNVILDSSASVTSLFHNFSFWLSLMEYVSTNSREDQFLEYASNSLQASNSLDSGLILNGIGNGVLYAKSRRYDEALKEFDNLLKKKSTNILAILGKAQILYKRQKYSQALELYQKALTINPLIVPDPRLGIGLCFWHLNNKQLAEQAWHNSLKVHPQNNLNTKILICLAKFDYCFNESKDDDEFTALYRESLEFLHSCLKEDAKHPLLLMVLASYYFSKEDYEKVEKLCNLVLKENSRNAAFVSASHFWLARVAYHKEDYVQAQKQFKQAEDSQNSNTLAKLGYAQCLIARNEVGDATIYLEKFFKENQDSKSSEMMLLLGIIYSQSGKSYYKAIIFLEKYVAVCQEENYPILPEAYLVLSRVYENKDLNVALDYLMKANDILGDKANVYVLNNLGIYHFFRNNVSQSSDFFAQSLEALNNVSPQNKEALSITLHYNKARVEEVSNQSEAEKLYSKLMEKCPGYTSNKIRYIYLLALKSNGNNYADVQQLLDDFPSDLEVRSFYGWFLKRYGRKNGLKQDLESQHHKDTLINYDKHDCYALLSLGNIYATIAREMKVTDQKQNEIKRQQYLRAAQFYHKVLSIDPKNIYAAQGIAIIFSDKERTGLALEIFKKVRDTVQDLGTFINLGHCFMEAKQFGKAIESYTIALEKFSNGMDSKLLVLIGRAWYHRGFYEKSMDAYKKALEVSEQAYQLSKLPALRFNIVFIQFQIADFVKSLPNTQRDLTTLENALSGLNDAIKSLLKLAELEQPPYPSEDLKARATMGSNTLRNQLERAIQDQQDYEMSIQEKLRTARRKQQLDEEKRLEQEQRRLEEARKRQEAELIKRQELIKQAEEWNKMDIDAAKDNNDVLSEDGGEGEKKTTKKRKRKQKVSEDIAPDLDRINEENGNTEDYDPILDNEEEENYDEKDSENKENGQNGQNEEVYPESEGDDEDDVTNTKRQKRSKGIVDEEDSE